In one window of bacterium HR17 DNA:
- the scpB gene encoding Segregation and condensation protein B — MESSSEQRMWWRKALECVLFVATKPLPLDELARVLDAPPDEVLFLLNELAVDYERNSGLAIVEVAGGWRMMTRAEFAPVVARLHPPQRVRLSRGSLEVLAIVAYHQPITRPEIERLRGVDSGAALQSLLEHGLIQVVGHKEVPGRPRLYGTTRRFLELFGLRSLDDLPPLKEWQEKAVALLADDAASTHEQFDVSVKGDNDGA, encoded by the coding sequence ATGGAGTCATCGTCGGAGCAGCGAATGTGGTGGCGCAAAGCGTTGGAATGCGTTTTGTTCGTTGCGACGAAACCGTTGCCGCTGGATGAGTTAGCGCGCGTCTTGGATGCGCCGCCTGACGAAGTTTTGTTTTTGCTGAACGAACTGGCAGTGGATTACGAGCGCAACAGCGGCTTGGCGATCGTGGAAGTCGCCGGCGGTTGGCGGATGATGACGCGGGCGGAATTTGCCCCGGTCGTCGCACGGCTCCACCCACCGCAACGCGTGCGCCTTTCGCGGGGCAGTTTAGAGGTGTTGGCGATCGTCGCTTACCATCAACCTATCACGCGCCCCGAAATTGAGCGGTTACGCGGGGTAGATAGCGGCGCAGCGTTGCAAAGCTTGCTGGAACACGGGCTCATCCAAGTCGTCGGTCACAAAGAGGTACCCGGTCGTCCCCGCCTTTACGGGACGACCCGACGGTTTTTGGAATTGTTCGGGTTGCGTAGTCTGGACGACCTGCCACCCCTCAAGGAGTGGCAGGAGAAAGCCGTTGCCCTGCTTGCCGACGATGCGGCATCAACCCACGAGCAATTTGATGTATCTGTGAAGGGGGATAACGATGGCGCGTAA
- the relA gene encoding GTP pyrophosphokinase: protein MNIATALAVRQSERLGVVTEQNADPLAVLIERVRATHPTADVERIARAYRFAEHAHSGQTRLSGEPYITHPWHVALIVTDLGLDENGIIAALLHDTVEDTAVDLPTIEREFGGEVAQLVEGVTKLSRLQFRTARQEHAENLRKVLVAMAQDVRVILIKLADRLHNLRTLDPLPEEKRKAIALETLQVYAPIAHRLGIWRLKWELEDLAFKHLDPQTYRTLARKVEKTRAERVHLVEQAIAQLHDALRQAGIDATVQGRPKHLWSIYQKMQREGVDIDRIYDLIALRVIVNTEAECYLALGTVHKLWTPLPGMFTDYIAKPKPNGYQSLHTKVIGPGGEVMEVQIRTWAMHRNAEYGIAAHWRYKEGYEEAPPPTDPLDQALGWLRELMELHRDMRDAAEFTRSVLGDLFRDQVFVFTPKGDVIDLPRGATPVDFAYRIHTEIGNRCIGAKVNGKLVPLDYELQTGDVVEILTSKHPKGPSPDWLRFVKTSLARNRIKRFLKEQAYEENLQRGREVLTQALERAGLHLTEVLESGKLGELAKQYQLQSVNDLLAAIGYGSVSAQSVVNKLKPPPPKPKVTLLAPDERALPARKGTLLYRLARCCAPVPNDPIVGFISRGRGIVVHRADCRNLQRLRESEPDRIVALDWGFPLQEPAIARLRVVAYDRVGLLSDVSNAVSSKGVNIVSNRSVTKDGIAYFELGVVVPDAPTLQEVIASIQRLTDVIQVARIV from the coding sequence ATGAACATTGCCACTGCCTTAGCGGTGCGCCAATCGGAGCGGTTGGGCGTCGTGACGGAGCAGAATGCCGACCCGTTGGCGGTGCTGATTGAACGGGTGCGCGCGACACACCCCACTGCCGATGTAGAGCGCATCGCCCGGGCTTACCGGTTCGCCGAGCACGCCCACAGCGGACAAACGCGCCTTTCCGGTGAACCCTACATCACGCACCCATGGCATGTCGCTCTCATCGTCACCGACTTAGGGTTGGACGAGAACGGCATTATCGCCGCGCTGTTACACGATACCGTGGAGGACACTGCCGTGGATTTGCCCACGATTGAGCGGGAGTTCGGCGGCGAAGTCGCCCAGTTGGTGGAAGGTGTGACGAAACTGAGCCGCCTGCAGTTTCGGACCGCGCGCCAAGAGCACGCGGAAAACCTGCGCAAAGTGCTGGTCGCGATGGCACAAGATGTGCGGGTCATCCTCATCAAACTCGCTGACCGTTTGCATAATTTGCGCACCTTAGACCCGCTGCCCGAAGAGAAACGCAAAGCCATCGCTTTGGAGACCTTGCAGGTCTATGCGCCCATCGCCCATCGCCTCGGCATCTGGCGGCTCAAATGGGAGTTGGAAGACTTGGCGTTCAAGCACTTAGACCCGCAAACTTACCGCACCCTCGCCCGCAAGGTAGAAAAGACGCGCGCCGAACGGGTTCACTTGGTGGAACAAGCGATCGCCCAATTGCATGACGCCCTGCGTCAAGCCGGCATTGACGCCACCGTGCAAGGGCGCCCCAAACACCTTTGGAGCATTTACCAGAAAATGCAGCGCGAGGGCGTGGACATTGACCGCATCTACGACTTAATCGCCCTGCGCGTCATCGTTAACACGGAAGCCGAGTGCTATTTGGCGCTGGGGACCGTGCACAAACTTTGGACACCCTTGCCGGGCATGTTCACCGACTACATCGCGAAGCCCAAACCTAACGGCTACCAATCGCTGCACACGAAAGTGATCGGACCAGGCGGCGAAGTGATGGAAGTGCAAATCCGCACATGGGCGATGCACCGCAACGCCGAATATGGCATCGCTGCCCACTGGCGCTACAAAGAAGGATATGAGGAAGCCCCTCCGCCCACTGACCCGCTGGATCAAGCCCTCGGTTGGCTGCGGGAATTGATGGAGTTGCATCGCGACATGCGCGATGCAGCCGAGTTCACACGGTCTGTTTTGGGCGATTTGTTTCGTGACCAAGTGTTTGTGTTCACGCCGAAAGGCGATGTCATTGACCTGCCCAGAGGCGCCACGCCCGTGGACTTCGCCTACCGCATCCACACGGAAATCGGCAACCGATGTATCGGTGCGAAGGTTAACGGCAAACTCGTCCCTTTGGATTACGAACTGCAAACGGGCGATGTCGTGGAAATCCTGACCAGCAAACACCCGAAGGGTCCCAGCCCCGATTGGCTCAGGTTTGTCAAGACATCGTTGGCACGCAACCGTATCAAGCGCTTCTTGAAGGAGCAAGCCTACGAGGAGAACCTGCAACGCGGGCGCGAAGTGTTGACCCAAGCCTTGGAACGCGCCGGGCTACATTTGACCGAAGTTTTGGAGTCGGGCAAGTTGGGTGAGTTGGCAAAGCAATATCAGTTGCAGAGCGTTAACGATTTGTTGGCTGCTATCGGCTACGGCTCGGTGTCCGCACAATCGGTTGTCAACAAGTTGAAACCGCCGCCACCTAAGCCGAAAGTGACTTTGTTGGCGCCCGACGAACGCGCGCTGCCCGCGCGCAAAGGCACACTGCTTTACCGCCTCGCCCGATGTTGCGCTCCCGTGCCTAACGATCCCATCGTCGGGTTCATCAGCCGCGGGCGGGGAATCGTCGTCCATCGTGCTGATTGCCGTAACCTTCAGCGGTTGCGCGAAAGCGAGCCTGACCGCATCGTCGCGTTAGATTGGGGGTTCCCGCTGCAAGAGCCAGCGATCGCCCGTTTGCGCGTCGTCGCCTACGACCGCGTCGGGTTGCTCAGCGATGTCTCTAACGCCGTCAGCAGCAAAGGCGTGAATATCGTTTCCAATCGCTCCGTCACGAAAGACGGCATCGCCTACTTTGAGTTAGGTGTCGTCGTCCCTGATGCACCCACTTTGCAGGAAGTTATCGCCAGCATTCAACGGCTCACGGATGTTATCCAAGTCGCCCGTATCGTTTGA
- the afr_1 gene encoding 1,5-anhydro-D-fructose reductase — MYRVGIVGLGRKALTIDDETHLRWLTNYELPPTTHVSAYLANPQTQIVAVCARSSESLERFYQRTGLRQVRGYTDFREMFANEPLDIVSVCTHTDMKAAIVIAAAEAGVKGIICEKAMATSLEEADAMLVACERAGTKLLVNHPRRYHPTYRRAKALLEKGAIGELVRLHGTMWTWLLHNGTHLWDILRYFVGDADWVCGWVRNDHPSDPGGYGIVHFQSGVVAWVDVGGGQGFTLELHGTNGLMRIDSFHDGVQLEVYADVYPPDPSRPAFQFRPRYVQRREYHPNPPQFTPPMQAALQDLLDALEQDRQPQSSGYDGRAALEIGLAFHVSHRQGHCPVPLPLADRTVRVVSR, encoded by the coding sequence GTGTATCGGGTCGGCATCGTCGGATTAGGGCGCAAGGCGCTGACGATTGACGATGAAACGCACTTGCGTTGGTTGACCAACTACGAACTGCCGCCGACGACACATGTGTCCGCTTACCTCGCTAACCCGCAAACGCAGATCGTCGCCGTCTGTGCCCGTTCGTCCGAAAGCCTTGAGCGATTTTATCAACGCACGGGTCTGCGGCAAGTGCGGGGCTACACGGATTTCCGAGAGATGTTCGCCAACGAGCCGTTGGATATCGTGAGCGTGTGCACTCACACCGACATGAAAGCCGCGATCGTCATCGCAGCAGCAGAAGCAGGTGTCAAGGGAATCATCTGCGAAAAAGCGATGGCGACCTCGTTGGAGGAAGCCGATGCGATGTTGGTGGCATGTGAACGGGCAGGCACAAAGTTGCTGGTCAACCATCCGCGCCGTTACCACCCGACTTACCGACGGGCGAAAGCGTTGTTGGAAAAGGGTGCCATCGGCGAACTCGTGCGGTTGCACGGAACGATGTGGACTTGGCTCTTGCACAACGGCACGCACCTTTGGGACATTTTGCGCTACTTTGTCGGCGATGCAGATTGGGTTTGCGGGTGGGTGCGCAACGACCATCCCAGCGACCCTGGCGGCTACGGCATCGTGCACTTCCAAAGCGGTGTCGTCGCTTGGGTGGATGTTGGCGGTGGGCAAGGGTTCACGCTGGAGTTGCACGGCACAAATGGGCTCATGCGCATTGACAGTTTCCACGACGGTGTGCAGTTGGAAGTTTACGCCGATGTCTATCCGCCAGACCCGTCTCGCCCCGCTTTTCAATTTCGCCCACGCTATGTGCAGCGGCGTGAGTATCACCCCAACCCACCGCAATTCACGCCCCCGATGCAAGCCGCTTTGCAGGACCTTCTTGACGCCCTTGAGCAGGACCGTCAACCCCAGTCCAGCGGTTACGATGGACGGGCAGCGTTAGAAATTGGGTTGGCTTTTCATGTGTCCCACCGACAAGGACATTGCCCCGTCCCGCTCCCGTTAGCGGACCGCACCGTAAGAGTTGTTTCGCGGTGA
- the udh_2 gene encoding Uronate dehydrogenase — protein MKIAVTGSSGRIGQAVVRALLERGDQVRGLDLKPPEQWRFPFTRTDITDFGQVLQGLAGVDAVVHLAAVPGPRLVPPTEIMRVNVQGTYHVLEACRLLGIQRVVLASSINAVGLHFNKERPRLDYLPIDEQHPARPEEAYSLSKWLGEQMADATVRLAPAMAVASLRFHGVTTPEQYERWRAQPFRDVPGDFKGLWGYVDLRDAVDAVLKALEAPFTGHEAFFICAADTHSVVPTAELVAAAYPDVPLRRELRGHEGVFDLSKAKRLLGWEPRYSWRE, from the coding sequence ATGAAGATCGCTGTGACCGGCAGTAGCGGGCGAATCGGACAGGCGGTCGTTCGGGCGTTACTGGAACGCGGCGACCAGGTGCGCGGTTTAGATCTCAAACCACCAGAGCAATGGCGGTTCCCCTTCACCCGCACGGACATCACGGATTTCGGTCAAGTCTTGCAAGGTTTAGCTGGTGTGGACGCTGTGGTGCATTTAGCCGCTGTCCCCGGACCGCGTTTGGTGCCGCCGACCGAAATCATGCGGGTCAATGTGCAAGGCACTTACCATGTGTTGGAAGCGTGCCGGTTGTTGGGCATTCAGCGCGTCGTCCTCGCGTCCAGCATCAACGCGGTGGGATTGCACTTCAACAAAGAGCGCCCGCGTTTAGACTATTTGCCTATAGACGAACAACACCCCGCTCGCCCCGAAGAAGCCTACAGCCTTTCTAAATGGCTCGGCGAACAGATGGCGGACGCGACGGTAAGGCTCGCCCCTGCCATGGCTGTCGCCAGCCTGCGGTTTCACGGCGTGACAACGCCCGAACAGTATGAGCGTTGGCGGGCGCAACCTTTTCGCGATGTGCCGGGCGATTTCAAAGGGCTGTGGGGCTATGTGGATTTGCGCGATGCGGTAGATGCCGTCCTCAAAGCGTTGGAAGCGCCCTTCACGGGGCACGAAGCCTTCTTCATTTGCGCTGCCGACACCCACTCTGTTGTGCCGACTGCCGAATTGGTCGCCGCTGCTTACCCCGATGTGCCGCTCCGCCGAGAGTTACGCGGACATGAGGGTGTCTTTGATTTGAGCAAAGCGAAACGCCTGTTGGGATGGGAACCCCGCTACTCGTGGCGGGAGTAG
- the pyrK gene encoding Dihydroorotate dehydrogenase B (NAD(+)), electron transfer subunit, with protein sequence MSAEAPSRLPHTPRERGNTAVFVGTAHIVAKERYRDFCRLTLRCRQIAQRAQPGQFVNLYLDALGGGKPFERASLPMAALLPRPFSIARIVPLLKGRTDPAPNEVPQAFSVLFDLRSVGTRWLAELTADVPVRVAGPLGKGFWVPQGVRRAVLVGGGIGAAPFPFFAEQLKRSGVEVVALLGAQTPDKLPFDPVRAEHPLMGNGKPLSYWAADEFESLGVPSAIALDQPTEGFFAGTVIALLEAWLATQQERAGIALFGCGPRGMMRALAQVAERAGLPCQVATEERMGCGLGICFGCPIPFRDGSYRLCCTDGPVFDAHAVAW encoded by the coding sequence ATGAGCGCTGAAGCGCCGTCGCGGTTACCGCACACACCGCGAGAGCGGGGCAACACCGCCGTCTTCGTCGGCACCGCGCACATCGTCGCAAAAGAGCGTTACCGCGATTTTTGTCGGTTGACTTTGCGGTGCCGCCAAATCGCCCAACGCGCCCAACCGGGGCAGTTCGTCAATTTGTATTTGGATGCGCTGGGCGGTGGTAAACCATTTGAGCGGGCGAGTTTGCCGATGGCAGCCTTGCTGCCCCGTCCTTTTAGCATCGCGCGCATCGTCCCGTTGTTGAAGGGGCGCACTGACCCTGCCCCTAATGAGGTGCCACAAGCCTTCTCGGTGTTGTTTGACTTGCGCAGTGTCGGCACCCGGTGGCTGGCGGAGTTGACGGCGGATGTTCCCGTGCGGGTCGCTGGACCGTTGGGCAAAGGGTTTTGGGTGCCTCAAGGCGTTCGGCGCGCTGTCCTCGTCGGCGGCGGCATCGGTGCGGCACCGTTCCCGTTCTTCGCCGAACAGCTTAAGCGATCGGGGGTTGAAGTCGTCGCCCTGTTGGGCGCGCAAACCCCCGATAAGTTGCCTTTTGACCCCGTTCGCGCCGAGCATCCGTTGATGGGCAACGGTAAGCCCCTTTCGTATTGGGCAGCGGATGAGTTTGAAAGCCTCGGTGTCCCGTCCGCCATCGCCTTGGATCAACCTACCGAGGGGTTTTTCGCAGGGACTGTCATCGCCCTCTTGGAGGCATGGCTCGCTACGCAGCAAGAGCGCGCCGGTATTGCCCTTTTCGGGTGTGGACCGCGCGGTATGATGCGCGCCCTGGCACAAGTGGCGGAGCGGGCAGGGTTGCCGTGTCAAGTAGCAACGGAAGAACGCATGGGGTGCGGGTTGGGCATTTGTTTCGGCTGTCCCATCCCGTTCCGTGACGGCAGTTATCGCCTTTGCTGCACGGACGGACCCGTCTTTGACGCCCATGCAGTGGCGTGGTGA
- a CDS encoding Putative TrmH family tRNA/rRNA methyltransferase, with amino-acid sequence MVIYGRHPLREALRAGFTPKVVYVADGAKLDGELQWLLKESGVPLRTLPRAHLTQIAHSPDHQGVAADIGEFPIAPLREVLQRAMEVNGVVLGLDHLQDPRNVGSLIRSAEALGACGVVLPSVRSVGVTPAVVKASAGACFHIPIAMGNLRQFAKRFEDAGGFVAVLDMDGDDIRAAPKLRPLLLIVGAEGEGVSASLKAMAHAVWRIPMAGRVAALNAAVAGAIALWEVTHRHA; translated from the coding sequence ATGGTCATTTACGGGCGCCACCCGCTTCGCGAAGCGCTGCGGGCAGGGTTCACCCCTAAGGTGGTCTATGTCGCCGATGGGGCTAAGTTGGACGGCGAATTGCAATGGTTGCTGAAGGAAAGCGGCGTGCCGCTCCGCACCCTGCCGCGCGCCCATTTGACCCAAATCGCTCACTCCCCTGACCATCAAGGTGTCGCCGCCGACATCGGCGAGTTTCCCATCGCCCCGTTGCGGGAGGTGTTGCAGCGGGCGATGGAGGTTAACGGCGTCGTGCTGGGTTTGGATCACCTGCAAGACCCGCGCAATGTGGGCAGCCTCATTCGCAGCGCCGAAGCGTTGGGCGCTTGCGGCGTCGTCCTGCCGTCTGTCCGTAGCGTCGGCGTCACGCCCGCTGTCGTCAAAGCCTCCGCTGGCGCCTGCTTTCACATCCCCATCGCCATGGGCAACCTGCGCCAGTTCGCCAAGCGTTTTGAAGATGCCGGCGGGTTCGTCGCCGTGTTGGACATGGACGGCGACGACATTCGGGCTGCGCCCAAGTTGCGCCCCTTGCTGTTGATCGTCGGGGCAGAAGGGGAGGGTGTATCAGCGAGTTTAAAGGCGATGGCGCACGCTGTCTGGCGCATCCCGATGGCGGGACGGGTCGCTGCCCTCAACGCAGCCGTCGCCGGCGCCATCGCCCTCTGGGAAGTCACGCACCGTCACGCATGA
- the gtaB_1 gene encoding UTP--glucose-1-phosphate uridylyltransferase, whose amino-acid sequence MVRQAVILTAGLSTRTYPLTVRKPKPLLKLANTPNLMHLLRGLAAAGVQEVVLVVGFERQQVERAIGHRFAGLTVHYAVQEQALGTGHAVLQAAPFLEREAPFAVLNGDDLILPDALAACLSQVPALLVAPHHQPHRFGVVEVVDGFVRAVREKPKEAPPGALVSTGAWTLPHEALQWLQHLPPAEDGEIRLPDITPQLMAHGLHAVVTEDGWVPLTYPWDVLVATHHLLTLWGTERVAQLLPAPAINGFVHPTAEVHGDVFIAPTARVEARSKVIGPAVIGEGSVIGANCDIVRTVIGDRCHIGDGAHLEDCVLMDQVQVGEDAELAWSVLGDRVVIGHGARAFAKLPSGITVRSVVRGQLVDTAMEQLGCIVGDGARIGDGCVLYPGVKVWVDRVVLPRTEVLEDVR is encoded by the coding sequence ATGGTGCGCCAAGCGGTGATCTTGACGGCGGGGTTGTCAACGCGCACTTACCCGTTGACCGTCCGCAAACCGAAACCGCTGCTGAAATTAGCCAACACGCCCAATTTGATGCACTTGCTGCGCGGGCTTGCAGCGGCAGGTGTGCAGGAGGTCGTTTTGGTCGTCGGATTTGAGCGGCAACAGGTGGAACGCGCCATCGGGCACCGCTTCGCAGGGCTGACAGTCCACTACGCTGTGCAAGAGCAAGCGCTGGGCACGGGACACGCTGTTTTACAAGCTGCACCTTTCCTTGAGAGGGAGGCGCCGTTCGCGGTGCTGAACGGTGACGATTTGATTTTGCCGGACGCCCTCGCCGCTTGCTTGTCGCAGGTGCCGGCGTTGCTGGTCGCGCCTCACCATCAGCCCCACCGCTTCGGTGTCGTGGAAGTCGTTGACGGTTTTGTGCGGGCGGTGCGCGAAAAGCCCAAAGAAGCGCCGCCCGGCGCGTTGGTCAGCACGGGTGCATGGACGCTACCGCACGAGGCGTTGCAGTGGCTCCAACACCTGCCGCCCGCGGAAGACGGCGAAATCCGCTTGCCAGACATCACCCCGCAGTTAATGGCGCATGGGCTGCACGCGGTCGTGACTGAGGACGGATGGGTGCCGCTCACCTACCCGTGGGATGTGCTTGTCGCCACCCACCATTTGTTGACGCTATGGGGTACTGAGCGTGTCGCTCAGTTGCTACCTGCCCCGGCCATAAACGGTTTCGTTCATCCGACTGCAGAAGTGCACGGCGATGTGTTCATCGCCCCAACAGCCCGTGTGGAGGCGCGGTCAAAAGTGATCGGTCCAGCGGTGATTGGCGAGGGAAGCGTCATCGGCGCCAATTGTGACATCGTGCGAACGGTTATCGGTGACCGCTGCCACATCGGCGACGGTGCGCATCTGGAAGATTGTGTGCTGATGGACCAAGTGCAAGTCGGTGAGGACGCCGAACTGGCGTGGAGCGTGTTGGGCGATCGCGTCGTCATCGGTCACGGTGCCCGTGCGTTTGCCAAACTGCCGTCCGGTATCACCGTGCGGTCTGTCGTGCGTGGGCAATTGGTGGACACAGCGATGGAGCAGTTGGGTTGCATCGTCGGTGATGGTGCCCGCATCGGGGATGGGTGTGTGCTCTACCCTGGCGTAAAAGTCTGGGTAGATCGCGTCGTGCTGCCGCGCACCGAAGTGTTGGAAGATGTCCGCTGA